From Pseudoleptotrichia goodfellowii, a single genomic window includes:
- a CDS encoding DUF1266 domain-containing protein: MRKILILITILAALLISCGKKKLTKEQQHKMVYGAVLLTRNDFPYDRLPDKKDCDKCSVEVLSRDWDITDKKSATETLDILLDEGTRGEVDLILPELKSPNALSGEYAEVAATYNNIRDALVNDYGYTKEEVDNVKTISAWDYDRLINVARFAYDAGYITEEEMWSYIDKTVVKARNDYDSWKSYFAGVMLGRGITFSNNFSENKIVADKLLKDKNSPYNKFSFK, encoded by the coding sequence ATGAGAAAAATATTAATATTGATAACGATTTTAGCTGCGTTATTAATATCTTGCGGGAAAAAGAAACTGACGAAAGAGCAACAGCATAAAATGGTATACGGTGCAGTATTGCTCACGAGAAATGATTTTCCTTATGACAGATTGCCTGATAAAAAGGATTGTGATAAATGCAGTGTTGAAGTGTTAAGCAGAGATTGGGATATAACTGACAAAAAGTCTGCAACAGAAACTCTTGACATATTATTAGACGAAGGGACAAGAGGAGAAGTGGATTTGATTCTTCCCGAGTTGAAATCTCCGAATGCTTTAAGCGGAGAGTATGCGGAAGTAGCTGCTACGTATAACAACATAAGAGATGCCCTTGTAAATGATTACGGATATACAAAAGAAGAAGTAGACAATGTAAAAACTATAAGTGCATGGGATTATGACAGATTGATAAATGTAGCCAGATTTGCTTATGATGCGGGTTATATAACGGAAGAGGAAATGTGGTCTTATATCGACAAAACTGTAGTAAAAGCAAGAAATGACTATGATAGCTGGAAAAGTTATTTTGCAGGGGTTATGTTAGGAAGAGGTATAACTTTTTCAAATAATTTTTCAGAAAATAAAATCGTAGCCGACAAACTTCTAAAAGACAAAAACAGCCCTTATAATAAATTTTCTTTTAAATAA
- a CDS encoding DUF441 domain-containing protein — protein sequence MDESLLFLGLILFIGIISKNHSIIIATIFVIILKLLPFTEKVMFQFKTKGINWGVLIITVAILIPIATKEIGFLDLLNAFKSPIGWVAILSGIGVSLLSARGVNLLSGQPEITVALVFGTIIGVVFMRGVAAGPVIASGITYCALQIINIFFKK from the coding sequence ATGGACGAAAGTTTATTATTTTTAGGATTAATTTTATTTATCGGGATCATTTCAAAAAATCATTCTATAATAATAGCAACAATATTTGTAATAATTCTAAAATTATTGCCTTTTACTGAAAAAGTCATGTTTCAATTTAAAACAAAAGGTATAAATTGGGGAGTTCTTATAATTACTGTAGCAATTTTAATTCCTATTGCTACAAAAGAAATAGGATTTCTTGATTTGTTAAATGCTTTCAAATCTCCCATAGGATGGGTTGCCATATTAAGTGGAATAGGAGTTTCTCTGCTTTCAGCAAGAGGAGTAAATCTTCTTTCGGGACAGCCTGAAATAACCGTTGCTCTCGTTTTCGGCACAATAATAGGTGTTGTATTTATGAGAGGTGTTGCTGCAGGCCCCGTAATCGCAAGTGGAATAACATACTGTGCTTTACAGATTATAAATATTTTTTTCAAAAAATAA
- a CDS encoding adhesion protein FadA: MRKQIILLMSIIAVSSVSYAAPQKSLEQSLNAIESKFNDLLEKEAQKKREFEAQKAQLEAEVEDLKAKEQGKEKLFEKLKKDSEVRWLRDKYKQVLNNYDTYYKNIAKMIREKEQKISELEAMLSVMN; this comes from the coding sequence ATGAGAAAACAAATAATACTGTTGATGAGCATAATAGCAGTATCATCAGTAAGTTATGCAGCACCGCAGAAGAGCTTGGAACAAAGTTTGAATGCGATAGAGTCAAAATTTAATGATTTACTAGAAAAAGAAGCACAAAAGAAAAGAGAGTTTGAAGCACAGAAAGCACAACTGGAAGCAGAAGTTGAAGACTTGAAAGCAAAAGAACAGGGGAAAGAAAAACTGTTTGAAAAGCTGAAAAAGGATTCGGAAGTAAGATGGTTAAGAGACAAGTATAAACAGGTTCTTAACAATTACGACACATACTATAAAAACATAGCAAAAATGATAAGAGAAAAAGAGCAGAAGATAAGTGAATTAGAAGCAATGTTATCAGTGATGAATTAG
- a CDS encoding OmpA family protein, whose product MGKRGRRMERKSRAIILMMLLLLVSIPTLAFRKLTTTQIRENSIRINALELDEIDITKVKGPKEVTVVLDERSLLFDFDKSNVKPQYYGILQNLKEYIEVNDYDVTIIGHTDSKGTNEYNMKLGMRRAESVKAKMIEFGVPASRIVGVESRGEEEPVATNDTAEGRALNRRIEFKLVRKN is encoded by the coding sequence ATTGGAAAGAGAGGCAGACGCATGGAAAGAAAGTCAAGAGCAATAATATTAATGATGTTGTTATTGTTAGTTTCTATTCCGACGTTAGCATTTAGAAAATTGACGACAACACAGATAAGAGAGAACAGTATAAGAATAAATGCATTGGAATTGGATGAAATAGACATAACGAAAGTAAAAGGACCGAAAGAAGTAACGGTAGTATTGGATGAAAGATCATTGTTATTTGACTTTGATAAATCTAACGTGAAACCTCAATATTACGGAATACTTCAAAACTTGAAAGAGTATATAGAAGTAAACGACTATGATGTAACAATCATAGGACATACAGACTCTAAAGGAACAAACGAATACAATATGAAACTTGGAATGAGAAGAGCGGAAAGTGTAAAAGCAAAGATGATAGAGTTTGGAGTGCCTGCAAGCAGAATAGTGGGAGTAGAATCAAGAGGAGAAGAAGAACCTGTAGCAACAAATGATACAGCAGAAGGAAGAGCATTGAACAGAAGAATAGAATTTAAACTTGTGAGAAAAAATTAA